A window from Micromonospora terminaliae encodes these proteins:
- a CDS encoding PfkB family carbohydrate kinase: MTGLDAIVVGQVARDLVLRVDEVPGPSGTAPVRCRRELLGGKGANQAVGLAQLGVRVGLLGVVGEDEVGDRLLGRARSDGIDVAPVLRRPDTPSALIVDVVDDRAHWRYLEDIPEATLLTEADVTGAAGMLRAARAVVVQLQQPLPAALAATRHARDAGRLVVLDGAPDDPDGAAELLSRADVLRADAREAGLLLGGDPPKDAEAGLAAGRDLAARGPALIAVEVAGEGNAFVWRDGQLFVPLSETPTVDSTGAGDAFVAAVTAGLLREDPYPRLARYAVAAAGATVGHAGGRPALTAEAIEAQLARIPDR, from the coding sequence ATGACCGGACTCGACGCGATCGTGGTGGGGCAGGTGGCCCGGGACCTCGTGCTGCGGGTGGACGAGGTGCCCGGCCCGTCCGGCACGGCTCCGGTGCGGTGCCGGCGGGAACTGCTCGGCGGCAAGGGCGCCAACCAGGCCGTCGGGCTGGCCCAGCTCGGCGTGCGGGTCGGTCTGCTCGGCGTGGTCGGCGAGGACGAGGTCGGCGACCGGCTGCTGGGCCGGGCCCGCAGCGACGGCATCGACGTGGCCCCGGTGCTGCGCCGGCCGGACACGCCGAGCGCGCTCATCGTGGACGTGGTCGACGACCGGGCGCACTGGCGCTACCTGGAGGACATCCCCGAGGCGACCCTGCTCACCGAGGCGGACGTGACCGGCGCGGCCGGGATGCTGCGGGCCGCCCGGGCGGTGGTGGTCCAGCTCCAGCAGCCGCTGCCGGCGGCGCTCGCGGCCACCCGGCACGCCCGCGACGCCGGCCGGCTCGTGGTGCTCGACGGCGCCCCGGACGACCCGGACGGCGCGGCGGAACTGCTGTCCCGGGCCGACGTGCTGCGGGCCGACGCACGCGAGGCCGGCCTGCTGCTCGGCGGCGACCCGCCGAAGGACGCCGAGGCGGGGCTGGCCGCCGGCCGGGACCTGGCCGCCCGGGGGCCGGCCCTGATCGCCGTCGAGGTGGCGGGGGAGGGGAACGCCTTCGTCTGGCGGGACGGACAGCTGTTCGTGCCGTTGAGCGAGACGCCCACGGTGGACAGCACCGGGGCCGGGGACGCCTTCGTCGCCGCCGTCACGGCCGGCCTGCTCCGCGAGGACCCGTACCCCCGGCTGGCCCGGTACGCGGTCGCGGCGGCCGGCGCGACGGTGGGCCACGCCGGGGGCCGGCCCGCCCTCACGGCGGAGGCCATCGAGGCGCAGCTGGCCCGGATCCCCGACCGCTGA